TGATTGGCCGCATTCTTTAtggacatgattttttttttttggacatgaTTGACCATGTTGAATTTTCAAAGCTTGCAATTAACAACTTCATGTTTGTGAgtctaatatatatttttttagtagttCACTATAAGTTTTTCAAACGAACAAGACATATATTTAACTAGCCAAAATTTAAGGATTTGTATTCATGAGAAGCAAAGAACTTGTGAATAAGAGGTTAAAAGTCCGAAATAACACTGATCACAAGTCAACATGACTTATTttagatgaaaaaaataaaattaaaaaattgaataaattaacaaattaatgattttaaaaACTTGATATAACAAATCACTAAATTCATATGCTATTTCAAGAAATTTCTCTAAAATTATTACGCAACTCTTCTGCGTCGGTATGTACATAAATAACATTTATGAACCAAAGTTAAATGTTCCCCTCATTGTCCAACACAACACCAATAATAACACACAATAATTCCCCAAAattaagaagaaacaaaaaaataataatttgtgaACAGAAATTGCTAACAAAAGAAGACTGCGAAAGAGCAGTGGGCCGCCGCCTAGAATAGCTGGGCCCCGGATTACCCGATCCGAAACACTTTCGAAACGTCGATACAAAAAAACGAAACTTCGATGTGCGTTCCCCTCGAATGTCGTATTAAGAATCGCATTCTGATGCAGACGAGCGTTCCAGTAGGGGCCAAGCGCGACGCGTCGCGTGTCGCCAAAAGAGTGCAGAGTTTTTTAGCGGCTCGAACGCCATCCACTAACCATCGACTTGGCCATCCCATCTGCACCTTTGCTGCCGACGTGGAATAGCTTTTAAGATAATTCTTTCATCCACTAAATTATAGATAAAGATTTTTTGCCCTCTCATTTTCGATGTCCTCCCATGCCCTCCCATACCCTTTTGTTTGTATGGTCACGATTAAACCACGTTAATagtttatattactattcatttttgtcttattatctttataaaaaaacaatataaaatgttgatgtggcttacaAAACAGGAGGACACAagagggcaccggaagtgggagggcagacaatctttgTCCCTAAATTATAATTACAATTCTTGAATGTAACATATTTTTGATTGACTCTTAGCTCAAAGAAGACACAAGTAATGCCAATCTTAACTAAACTGCATTAACAAGCTTTTCCTGTACCACGAATCCATGTAGATCCATAATGACACCAAACCAATCTCAAAGAAGCAACAACTATGACCGCAAACGCCAACTcacttcttattatttcatataaataGGTGACTAAATGATCACCAATTCAAATAAATATAAGGATGGCAAGTGATCATTTATTATAGTGATGAAAATGTGTTGAATCGTTGCATGACGGGGTGGATTTAAATCCTGTtagtggctaatctaacatttaatttaataaaatcaattgtttgaaaaaaaagaaagaatgtaAGGATGATTTTCAAGCTACgattaagaaattgaaagaTGTAATTATCATCCATAAGTTATGTAATGTACTATTTCACATGTTGGCTTAATTCGatatgaataagaaataaatttaTGGGATGTGCTATATGtacatcattttttacttcttacatacCCTCTTAATTTGGTGCCGTCAAATCAAAtgagttaaaaaaaatcaaatgacataaattaaaaaagtgtgtgtgagaaaagtaaaaaaagatgtgtggatatcaaaCCCATAAATTTATTTGTTATACATTATGTGAAATTGTAACATCAAGTAACTGTGTTTAAAGCTCTCCAATAGATTCTCTAAATATGACTCTTTAAATACAAAGTGACCCACATAGCAatgtaaaaactaaaaaatgttGATTCGCAACAGACTTCGCAAatcttaatttattattattaatatttttcatcGAGTGAACTTTgttattatttcattttttgaaaaataaaattaacaaaaatacatcattataataaaaataatttttgaagaGAGCCTCTAAATCTACAAGTGTAGCATTTTTTAGATTGAAAATTTCATTTGACAACTCTTTTGGGGCATAAAAATCCTAAATTAcacttcaaatttaattttgtgaaacttttatgtttttagtataagtaatattgtttgttaaaaaaaattaatttaaaaaaaaaaaaaaagaagctttGGCCCGGAACTTCGGCGAGGGTATATACGCAGCATGTTAGGAATAATGCCATTTGGATATGCGAATATTCCTTTTCATGATTCGCTTGGTGCAGCTCTATTTGTACTGTAGTAGGACACTGGGTTTGTTGGAATGACGCTTTTGCCAATCCGTTTGAGGTGGTGGTTTTTAACCAATTTAACGAATTTGCCCTTGGTCGATGAATGTCGGCTAagggtttttattttctccGTTTTAGGCAATGATTGGTTGCGTTCTCGAGGATATGAAAAATGCCACAGACGTCATGCGATATGTCTTTATATCTTCTTCGAAAGTTACGTTTTTTTAAAGGGGGTGAGTTGGTAATTTTGTCAAGACAGTTCATTATTTTGAATGCCAGGAAGGTTTCATAAAGGCATTTCAAGTTTCTTATGATTACCACCGTGTGATTCATCAGGGTTAAAAATTAAATCTAGGACTTGTTGTATAGAATACGGATTTGAAATTCATATATAACCACTGAACGATTCGTGGTAATTTCTTCAAAAGTTAATTGGTTTTAATGTTTTGGGGATAAAATAGTTACAATTATGTGACTATAGATTATGAAatagtttacttgttttgggTTAATAGGTCAGGACAAAAGTTCAGTTCATATAAAAAAAGTTATAATGCAGTAATCAACGTGACAAGAATGAAAATGAAATCGAACACTcactttgttttatttgtttttgcatATTGGATATGTAAACTACAATCTAATAAAGAATTCCTAAGTaataataacattttttttaaatatacttTTGCAAAAATGCAATGAATGCTTTTAAGAATTCATGCCAAACTATaatttgaattgatgtgtgtatatattataatataaaaattgtTGAATATCCGACTTAAATTcaatatttagtttgataaaaTAACGACCATAACTAATTATCACGGAATCAATAACTGTAATTTCTTTCTTTACAAGCCTTTGCTTTAAGCAAAGTAATTCCTCTAAATCTATCAAGCTAAACCCCACCATAAGAATAAGGCATAAAGAAAAGGAAGGGAAGATAAAATGTTCAAGATGCATTTTGTTCAATTTGTACCACTCAAAATTCTATCATGTTTCGAATATGACATGTATACAGTGGATGATCGAGGACTGGAACCTTAAAAGGGTCCCAGCATTAAAATGTTCAAGTTTTTTAGATAAAAACAGAGGGcgaagtgttaaaaaaattcaatttattcACTGAAGCATTTTGTCAAACACTTGGTAAGCTTGTTGTTATCAGTCAAATCATGATGCGCACATATCAACTTACGACGAAGCAATTAGATAAGTGATATCGAGAGAAATTATGGAGTATTGTTGACactaaggttctaaaagacgctaggcacTAATCAAATGGCGGGCTAGGGTATAGTGCCTAGGCGGATTAGACGAATTTAAGTATATCTATTATATTTTATGTAAATAAGTATCTGTTTAtactttaaatatatataatttcatcgtaaactacaaaatagaatgacatatatattataaagtatttgacataatgaaaacatggggaacaaacatataatatgtgttcatttaagtattcaacaagtctttacaatttattgaaaaaaattaaaatgcaaaatgaaagctaTCTATTTTatgtctaagtgagtcgcaacttAGTTGGTGCCTAGGCGAGTATGGGCGGGTTAGGTGGGTTAGACAGCCTCAGCAGGTCTAGacatcatttcttaattttcaaacgcccaTGCATTAATCGGGGTGGTGGCCAGCCGCCTAATGCCTAGGTGGGGCCTAGGCTGCGCTTGGCGGgtatttttagaacagtggtcAACACAACATGTTGAGATATGCCTGACACTTGACAATTACAAAGCGATGCATATAAAATATTTGGAGAGTCTTCGAAAGACATTCATATGTATATTTTTCGAACTTCGATGGTCCTAAAACCATCTTGATCCTATTGTGCATCCGATGTGTACGGGCAATGAAACGTCaaaatttttcttcatttattcGGTCTATAAGAGCTAGTTTGGAGTTGTTGtgttgtggaaaaaaaaaaaactattttcagAAGTAGGTGGAGAGCTGCTTTCACTTTCTGCTCatgattttgacaaaaaatatatattttttcatttaCCGAACacaattttagctccaatattttaaaaaaactacttttaaaataatttcaacaataccaaaccagctgtAAATCAACGAATTCGACAATGTAAAACTCCATTACATTCCATGCTCCATGGTAGAAAACCCCGTAAGGAATCCAGCCTGTGTCATCGTTGAGTATACCAAGATTATGTTTATAACGTTCTGGCTTGGTGGGTAAGCTTTTAAGAGCCCAGTGACTTGCAATAAATGTCTTCAAGGTCTTTGCATGTATACATGGCAGGAGAAGAGATCCGGCACCGTCACCAAGGTCATCAAATTAAGCGattcaaatttttgaaattttatctaacagtaaaaaaattattataacttttaaaaaataatgaaatttcaaaAGTTCGGATCATTTAATCCGATAATATTgataaaaaaatctgaaaaaaatctCTTCTCGCATGGCCGAGGGAGCCAAATGTTGAAGAACCAGTTTCCCCAGAGCATAACGGTGTCGTTCGTTCGATGAGCCACCTATCGCACCAGTCCGGGACACGTAAACAGCTGCTTTAGTTATAGATGTGTTGCTGCCGTATGCATGTGTGTACGTGTCGTTtatataattaagggattaaattTAAAAAGACAAATCCCGAAACTGCTTCTGTGTTATCGTTTCCCGAAGCCAATTAAGCGCCTATTAAAACGCATCCTGTTTTGTGGCGTGGATTTCAACAGGCTTGGACTCCACAAAAAACTTTGTAAAAACGACACTGACTTTGTCTTTTATTTGCAGCACCAATAAGCAACTAGTTGAAATAATCGAGATTGGATCTCAAACTTTTCGTAACTGTATGGTATATGATTTTCTCTCATTCAAATATTCTGCATTTATAAAGTTATGTACGTCGAAAGTACAAGAGTACAACGTCACTTGGTTCGTTGGAATTTTTTCCAAAACTATAAGAGATAACGGAGGTATTAACAATGTTAAGCATAGTAGGATGGTCACGTATCATATTTTTAGAGGGGCCACTCTTCtaatctttttctctctttataaAGATATTGATGTGATTTAATCATGAACCTTTAAATAGAAAAAGATCGGAGAGAAGTAAAATCTGAAGAAAAGAATCCTACTCATTAACCACAAAGGGGTATTTTCGTCATCACGAATTCCCACGTCGGTTTGAAAAACCGAGAATCCAAATCCATTGAAAAGGAGCAAGAAGAAAAACCGAGGGCAAAACCGAGATTTCAACATCATAAAGTAGCACTACCACCAAGCTCACGTTGCTTGCTTCCCTTGCGCGTTTTATTTAAAGAGCTCAAACGGAAGCAATCGTTAAGCGAATTTCCATCCAAGAAGATAGAAAAAGACAGAGCATTTGAAGGAGGAGAGAAAATCTGCAAATTAAAGTACACGAAGCATTCCCGTCAGTGCTCGGATAAGCTGATAGGTATGTTCCTCAGCTGTATATTTTCATGTAATTTTCACCTGGGTGCTGTTGTTCTTCAAAATTTCTGACCGTTTTCTTCTTCGCAGTTATGTATTGATACCTTTATTATTCTGGattgttttaaaattttgggtttcaGAATATTGATTCTAATTGTATCTAGGGAAGAATTTTGAGATATGGGTTGAATATCCAATTTTGTTGGGGGGCTTTGACCGTTTCGTTTCTCTTCTGTTCTTGTTGGTCAAAAGGTGGACGGTTTTCGATTTTCCAGGAAATCTCTTTGAAAAGAGAGATTAATTAATtggttttgtttaaattttaaaattttattctgGGTTTAGTTCTGATTGTTGAAAAGATTATTACTTTACTTTTTTTATGATTACGTTTAAATTTTCACTCCCCCCCCTGTAATTCTGGGTAGTTTGAGGTGCAGATTGTTTTAGAACAGCTACCTCTTCAAGTTggatttatttgaattttcctCAGGATTATAATTTTAAATCTGTGGAAGTTGGAAATCAGGGAGTTGATAGTAAATATGGATCTGTAGTTTATTAATTCATAGCAATTGGTAAATTTCATTGGTCAAATCCTTAATCTGAATATATTACTGGATTTTAGCATACTAATAGTTCATAGTTTGCCTACAACTCTGTATGCTGCTTGACTTACTCGTCTTGCTTTGTGTTTAGCTTGAAGAATTCGGACTATAAGCGGGGAGGCAGAGCTTCTCGTTTTAATTACATGGGTTCAATATCGGAGCCAGAACCTAAGGTAAGTTACTCCAAGCCCCCGGGGATTCGGTTAGTAGAGCAGATCAAGAAATCACCCATTTCATACAAAACCCACCAAGCCATTGTTCTGGTTGTTACATTTCTTGCATATGCTAGCTACCACGCCGCTCGAAAAACCACGAGCGTGGTCAAGAGTACTCTTGATCCCCAATCCTCGATTACAAGCTTAAATTCTTGGCCATGGAGGATGAGTTACTTGAGTGAACCAGCTGAAAGCAGAAGACTTTCTAGGGTTCTTGGAGATGGTTGGGCCCCATTTAATGGATCAGATGGCACAGCCTTGCTTGGTGAGGTCGACCTTGCTTTCCTGGCTGTGTATGCTATAGGAATGTACTTCTCCGGACACTTGGGTGATAGGACGAATTTACGAATCTTTCTAACAATCGGAATGGTGGGAGCAGGGGCGTTTACTGCAGCATTTGGAGTTGGATATTGGGCAAACGTTCACACTTTCTATTACTTTCTCGGCGCTCAAGTGCTTGCTGGTTTGTTTCAATCGACGGGATGGCCTTCGGTAGTTGCAGTTGTTGGTAATTGGtttgggaagaagaagagagggctGATTATGGGTATATGGAATGCTCACACTTCTGTTGGGAACATTACAGGGTCTTTGGTTGCTTCCGCCCTGTTGCGATACGGGTGGGGTTGGTCCTTTGTAGTCCCAGGTCTCATAATCGCTACCGTTGGTGTGGTGGTTTTTCTGTTCTTGCCTGTTAGTCCTGAGGATGTTGGAGCcagtgaagaagatgaattgcCATCTCCCAAGAAAATTGGGGCAGGAGTAACGGAACCATTGTTGGAACCAGAggtgaaagggaaggagagTGCCGTCGGGTTCCTAGAAGCTTGGAAAATTCCCGGAGTTGCTCCTTTCGCTCTGTGCCTATTCTTTTCGAAATTGGTTGCCTACACGTTTCTCTATTGGCTTCCTTTCTACATTAGTCACACAGGTACTTACTTCAACTTCCTTGCTGCTTTGAATTCTTAGTTAACAGAATTTCTCGATGTGCTGTTATGCGAAATATGATAATTTCTTCATATCAAGACTCACATTTCGTGTCAACTCATGTTGCAGCTATCGACGGAAAGTACTTATCCAGTGAGTCAGCTGGTAACTTATCCACATTGTTCGATGTTGGAGGTGTTCTTGGAGGAATCCTTGCCGGCTTTATTTCAGACCGCTTGGGTGCCAGAGCGATAACAGCTGCAAGTTTCATGTACTGTGCTATCCCTGCACTCTATGTCTACCGAAGCTATGGACACGTATCCATGACTGTGAACATTGCACTCATGTTCATCACCGGCATGTTTGTGAACGGGCCATACGCTCTAATAACAACAGCCGTCTCGGCTGATCTTGGAACACACAGCTCATTGCGTGGGAACTCGAGGGCATTGGCGACAGTAACAGCGATCATAGATGGAACAGGCTCCATCGGGGCAGCCATCGGACCTTTGCTGACCGGCTACATTTCAGCCAAAAGCTGGAGTGCAGTCTTCacaatgttgatgggagcagcTCTGATTGCAGGGCTGCTTCTGACTAGGCTTGTTGTGGCGGAAGTTGCTGCGAAGATTGAAGAATCGAGATCGCGAGTGTCAGCATCTCGGCCTCAACCTGCAGTACTCGATGTGTGATAATCATAGAGGAGATGAACCTGGTTATTTAATGAAGAGGAGAAGGTCCTCTGTTGTAGTCATAGGAAGTAGAGGATTTTTGTTAAACCTTCTCCCCAGTTGTACCTCAAAAAATGAAGGGGGAAGTGGAAGAAGGAAAGGGGTGGTGTGTCTTTGTAA
This region of Malus domestica chromosome 07, GDT2T_hap1 genomic DNA includes:
- the LOC103410269 gene encoding putative glycerol-3-phosphate transporter 1; amino-acid sequence: MGSISEPEPKVSYSKPPGIRLVEQIKKSPISYKTHQAIVLVVTFLAYASYHAARKTTSVVKSTLDPQSSITSLNSWPWRMSYLSEPAESRRLSRVLGDGWAPFNGSDGTALLGEVDLAFLAVYAIGMYFSGHLGDRTNLRIFLTIGMVGAGAFTAAFGVGYWANVHTFYYFLGAQVLAGLFQSTGWPSVVAVVGNWFGKKKRGLIMGIWNAHTSVGNITGSLVASALLRYGWGWSFVVPGLIIATVGVVVFLFLPVSPEDVGASEEDELPSPKKIGAGVTEPLLEPEVKGKESAVGFLEAWKIPGVAPFALCLFFSKLVAYTFLYWLPFYISHTAIDGKYLSSESAGNLSTLFDVGGVLGGILAGFISDRLGARAITAASFMYCAIPALYVYRSYGHVSMTVNIALMFITGMFVNGPYALITTAVSADLGTHSSLRGNSRALATVTAIIDGTGSIGAAIGPLLTGYISAKSWSAVFTMLMGAALIAGLLLTRLVVAEVAAKIEESRSRVSASRPQPAVLDV